From a single Methylacidiphilum kamchatkense Kam1 genomic region:
- a CDS encoding COX15/CtaA family protein, whose amino-acid sequence MKNRLINVFSAILTFFVFLLIAVGAMVTSTNSGMAVPDWPTTFGYNMFSFPLSRWIGGVFYEHSHRLVASAVGFLTIILFFLLLFKEKRAWVKWAGCFALLLVIFQGILGGLRVVWMKDQIGIIHAALAQAFLVLVGIIWLATSKYWITEDQLQKDNSYVVGTKSLPLLFLSLSLIVYIQLLLGAAMRHAHLGLSITDFPLAYGQILPRLTPEDLANINARRQAMGLPPTTLGQIHLQLVHRFVALIIFLLTVFSFFVLKKKAPRSPILSMARLLHSLVALQILLGAFVIWTGKENIITTAHVLVGAAILFLSSLITVILYRGEWLIKTKQNDLRVLFNPSSTYSNPGQ is encoded by the coding sequence GTGAAAAATAGACTTATTAATGTTTTTTCAGCCATTCTTACTTTTTTTGTTTTTTTATTAATCGCTGTGGGAGCCATGGTGACCAGTACCAATTCTGGTATGGCTGTTCCGGATTGGCCAACAACTTTTGGCTACAATATGTTTAGCTTTCCTCTATCCCGATGGATTGGAGGAGTTTTCTACGAGCATAGTCATAGGCTTGTTGCTTCGGCTGTCGGTTTTTTAACCATTATTCTTTTCTTTCTTCTTTTATTTAAAGAAAAACGCGCCTGGGTCAAATGGGCAGGCTGCTTTGCTCTTCTTCTTGTTATTTTTCAAGGCATCCTTGGAGGATTGCGAGTGGTGTGGATGAAAGATCAGATTGGGATTATTCATGCGGCACTGGCTCAAGCTTTTTTAGTGCTTGTGGGTATTATTTGGTTGGCCACTTCTAAGTATTGGATCACCGAGGATCAATTGCAGAAAGACAATTCGTATGTGGTAGGCACCAAAAGCCTGCCGCTTCTTTTTTTATCCCTTTCTCTCATTGTGTATATCCAGCTTCTTTTAGGAGCAGCTATGCGTCATGCACATTTAGGACTATCCATTACCGATTTTCCCCTTGCTTACGGACAAATTCTCCCCCGACTCACTCCTGAGGATCTAGCGAATATTAATGCAAGAAGGCAAGCCATGGGCTTGCCTCCAACAACCCTTGGACAGATTCATCTACAGCTTGTCCATCGATTTGTCGCTTTGATTATTTTCTTGCTTACTGTCTTTTCTTTTTTTGTCCTTAAAAAAAAGGCCCCCCGCTCCCCCATTCTGTCTATGGCTAGGCTCTTACACAGCCTTGTAGCTTTACAGATCCTCCTGGGAGCCTTCGTCATTTGGACAGGCAAAGAAAATATCATTACTACCGCTCATGTTCTTGTGGGTGCTGCCATCTTATTCCTCTCTTCCCTCATAACAGTTATCCTTTACCGAGGAGAATGGTTGATCAAAACCAAGCAAAACGACTTAAGAGTGTTGTTCAATCCTTCTTCGACCTACTCTAACCCTGGACAATGA
- a CDS encoding AAA family ATPase: protein MTRGQEWSERVLSEIKKAIIGHQTIIERLLIGLLTGGHILIEGMPGLAKTLLIKTLAKAVGLKFERIQFTPDLLPSDVVGTMIFQPKEGRFFPHLGPIFANLVLADEINRAPAKVQSALLEAMQEKQVTIGGTSHRLPDPFLVMATQNPIEQEGTYPLPEAQSDRFLFKLIIGYPSEEEEMKMLRLWGKLTEEPEINPVSSPEEIREIRKEIDQVFVSPMAEHYILALVRATREAVKNSSEGIQRLSYGASPRASLALFQASRALAWIRGSDFLSPPFIQELYIDSLRHRVGLSYESEAEGKTVESILEEILKTVSIPTEYGEERG from the coding sequence ATGACAAGAGGTCAAGAATGGTCGGAGAGAGTGTTATCTGAAATCAAAAAAGCGATTATTGGGCACCAAACAATCATTGAAAGACTGTTGATTGGATTGCTCACTGGAGGGCATATTCTCATTGAAGGCATGCCTGGATTGGCTAAGACCCTTCTTATCAAAACGCTTGCTAAAGCGGTTGGTCTGAAGTTTGAACGGATTCAATTTACTCCAGATCTTCTACCAAGCGATGTGGTAGGAACGATGATTTTTCAGCCCAAAGAGGGTCGCTTTTTTCCACATTTAGGCCCCATCTTTGCCAACCTTGTCTTAGCTGACGAAATCAACAGAGCTCCAGCCAAAGTTCAAAGTGCTTTATTGGAAGCCATGCAGGAAAAACAGGTGACTATTGGGGGGACTTCGCATCGCCTGCCTGATCCCTTTCTTGTCATGGCGACACAAAACCCAATCGAACAGGAGGGTACCTATCCATTGCCTGAAGCACAATCCGATCGGTTCTTATTCAAGCTTATTATCGGGTATCCTTCGGAAGAAGAGGAAATGAAAATGCTTAGGCTTTGGGGGAAGTTGACGGAGGAGCCAGAAATAAACCCGGTTTCTTCCCCTGAGGAAATACGGGAGATAAGAAAAGAAATTGATCAGGTCTTTGTCAGTCCTATGGCTGAACATTATATCCTGGCGTTGGTACGAGCGACTAGGGAGGCTGTAAAAAATTCTTCAGAGGGCATTCAAAGGTTGAGCTATGGAGCCTCTCCTAGAGCCTCTCTTGCCCTTTTCCAAGCAAGCCGTGCTCTTGCCTGGATCAGAGGTTCTGATTTTTTAAGTCCTCCATTCATTCAGGAACTCTATATCGATTCTTTACGACATAGAGTTGGATTGAGTTATGAATCGGAAGCCGAGGGTAAGACGGTGGAAAGCATCCTTGAAGAAATTCTTAAAACTGTTTCCATTCCCAC